The Antechinus flavipes isolate AdamAnt ecotype Samford, QLD, Australia chromosome X, AdamAnt_v2, whole genome shotgun sequence DNA window GGAGGATCACATTCAATGTACAGCAAGGTGGCCAATGCAACAGAATCATCAAGTCAGTGGGAGAGAATTAGGGGTAGGAAGACTAGAAAGCTAGGAAGGGAGCAGGTCTGAAAGGCTTTTCTATTTCATTCcaaggtaatagggagctactagaAATGACCGAGTTGAGCTCAGACTAGCTAAGCTTTAGGAACTTCACTTTGGGAGCAGAGGGGAGGACGAGGAGAATCGGATAGCAGTTTGGTTGTGAGGAGCCCACCTCCAAGCTCCTTGGGCAGTTTGGGTGTGAGGAGCTAAGATAAAAGGTCTGCCCCAGGGTGATGGCCCAGGAAGCAGGGAGCCGGTGGTTGAGTAGGAGAAAGGTTGAGAAGGTTGAAATTACCATCACAATGACCTTGACGACAGCCAGGATAATTCGGCTGGATGGAGAGTGAGGAGGTTGGGGTAACCCTGAGCTTGGGAGCCTGGGTAAAAGTCTCGGAGTCCCGAAGATGGGAGTTAAAGTTCtacctcagacccttactagctgtttgacccctaggccagtcacttaagctcttgccaggaaaggaagaataatgatagcacttacctcaAGGGGGGatggtgaggataaaatgagataaggcATGCTTTGcaaataccctttgatccagcaataccactaccagGTCTTTATCCCTGAGAGCATAACAAAGGGAAAACGACTCACgagtaaaaaaatgtttattggtggcaaagaactgggaaatagagatgtccattgattggagaatggctgaacgaCTTGAGGTATGTGAATGCCATGGAATGCTAATGATGAGTagggagatttcagaaaaacctggaaagatttatgtgaagtgatgctgagtaaaatgggaagaaccaggagaacacagtACACGGTAACAGATTTGGGAATTCTAATCAACGGGATGGCCAAGCGCACGGTCAGAGGACTATTTTCCCATAAAAGGGAAATTCAGAGTATGGCATGAGACAGCAATCTGTCCCCCACTTATATTTTGTTCTCTTGCACTTGGTCATTGAGGAAATTCATTCTGTTTGACTATGACATATCTGTaataagggttttgtttttctttcatttccagttagagaggggaaagagaaatggtAGGTTTTTGCtattgaaacaaaatttattttttaaaaaaagtctgaaTGCAcattgaagtttattttttcattttatttttcttgcttttttgcaacatggctaatatcgAATATCTCGCATGACTTCGTGTGTATAATAGCTAAATCGCTAGCCTTCTCAAAGggctaggggaggggctggggctCGGGAATTTGGAACTCTCTCCGTATATTAGGCTTGATCTCCTGGGACTTGAATAAGTAGttgtttaacttaaaaaaaaataagaagaaacaacCCACAGATCTTATAGACAAGTTAAGATTTTACATATGCTAATAACTGAGTCTCTGTCCTCCATAAATATGACAGGACAACTCATTGAGGCTAAaggcttttgtttttccaatagtAGGGAAGGACGAGGGTCCCGTTTTTGTCTGATGTCCCTCAAACCAAAAGCACGCACATATGGCCTGGAGCCTTCCAGAGGGCGGGGGCCAGGGGCTTTCGATCTTGTTTCTGGACCTTCTATGTATCTCCCACCCAGtcccccagggcttagcacagtacccGGCACATAACAAAGGAgtgcttcctttctttctttctttttcccggccttctcttccctccctctcaatccccctttttttcctcccctctccatccattctcttcccctcccttccctgacaccctcccccaccccccaccccgggCAGGCCCGCCACCTGCCGCAGCAGCCTCGCTCTCCGCCCCCACCTCCCCCTAATCCAGCTGTCGGATCTCACTGGCCCACGTGGCTCCCCGGACTTGCCGCAGCCGCCGCCGCAGCAGCCACTGCAGCCACCACCGCAGCCCCAGccggggggaagaggggggggggaaggcccCCAGGCGGCGGGGAggcgggggagagggaggagtcCCGGGGGAGGTGGGGAGGCTGGCGGGCACGCCGGCGGCCTCTTCGCAGCGGGCCGTCGGCCCAGCGTCCGGCCACCGGCCTGTCCACGAGTGGCCTGGGATCTCTGCCCTCGGCTCCGGGCCTGGGGCACGCGGGAAGGTGGCACATCCGGGCAGAACTGGCTCCCAAACTCGCCGCCCGGTCCGTGTCCGGCAGCCCGGGGCGGGTGGGGCCCGAGCCGCCAAGCGGCCAATCAGAGCAGGAGGCAGAGGCTTGAGGGGGCGGGGCGGATCGCGCTCTCCTCCGCAGCCAGCCGGCTTTGGAGCATCCCCGCCGCGCGCCCAAGTCCTCCCGGGGCTATGCCGGCATCCGGCCCAGCCCGCTCCTCCCCAGCCGTGGGATCTAGACCCATGTGGCCCCAAACACTTTAAACTGGAAGGACCCTCAGAGGTCGTCCTGGAGATGGAGCACCTCGCCTTACCTGGGAGGAAAAAGTGTAGGAAGTGGGGCCCCTGGCCCGGAACCCAGCCCCAGCTGCGAGGACCGGGTTTCCAACCGTGCTCCTTTCTCACTGCGAGCGGCTGCTCTCAGCCAGCTGTGTGTCCCTTCTTCTCAAGCACGTCCCACTCCGTTTCTGTCCAAGGGATCCCCGAATAAATGGATTAACCCTCCCCGCACATCTGTGCAGGCCTTTCTATGTATCAAGCATCAGGAGTAAAACTCCTGCGTCCAAGGAGCTGCCATTCTAACCTATAGGTAACACACAGAGGGGAGCGGGAGCCAGGGAAGACAGCTTGGGTCTGGGGAGGCAGAGAGACCGGGAGTTCGCGGTACAAAAGTCAAGAGAGCTTGTTACCAAAAACAAGATGGGCCAGAGGACCCGAGTCATGGGAGGCAGACAGCAACGTTGGCTGGCTGCATGTGGAGGCAAAGCGTGGGCTGCTTCGTGAGTGGGCTAAGTGGGCACTCACCCAGGCACCCTAGACAGCCGGGGGGTCCAAATACTATCTGCACGAGTGCGATGGCTTGAAACACCACCAAGGTTCCCGTTGGGGAAACTGCTGGTTGGTTGGAAGGATCCCGAGAAGCAATACAGAAAAACATTTATCCAGCACTCACTGGAGCAACCGGGGCATGGAAGATCAGGCCTAGAGTcgggaaaaccagagttcaaattggGCTTAGACATTACCAgacgtgtgaccctgggcaagtcatataacccgggtttgcctcagttcctcatctgtaaagtgaactgaaggaggaaatggcaaaccactccagaatcactgccaagaaaacccaaatgagatcatgaagagttgaacatgactgaaacaactgaaaaacaataagcACACAGTAGGAAGCTGGATGGCTCAGTGGAGAGAGTTGGGCCTGGAGTCGGGGAAGACCCGAGTTAAAACCCGGCTCCacactcttactagctgtgtgactctgggtcggtaaagtgagctggagaaggaaatagcaaaccactccaagaaaacctcatataaCCAGTACTGATGTGCTAtagtgcccaggatcacaaagagttgatcATGCAAGCACCTATTATAAGTGTCAGGCTCTGTGTTAAGAGTtgtgtaaatattatctcatttgatagacGATATTTCTAGAACTGGGGAAAGAGCCTATAGATGGTTCTCTGCTCAGAGCTTGCAGTCCACTGGTACCTCAGGAAGAGGGACTATTGTCCATGGGGAACAGGGCACAGATACAAGCTGAGCATCAAGCTGACTCACTCGCGTGCCTTCCTTGGGGATAAGAACTTTCTAAGTGTTCCCCTGATTTACAACTGGGTCACTGGCTGTTAAGGGAGCTCCATAGTCTAGGAAGGGAAAGGTTAACCCTGCCTCTGATGGCTTTTTTTATTTCGCTCTGAGTTGGTCACACAGGAAAAACTCTTGAGCGGCTCTCTGCTAGACAGTGAGGTCCTGGCTGGCAGACACCGCCTTCCTCATCTTTAGGGCCGGTCAAGGATTTGATAAACACACCTACTTGAATACTTCAAGCGGTCTTCATTTCAGCCATGTTAGGTTTTGATTCGAATACAAATTCTTCCATCACTTAGTATATAGTTTAGTGAACCACTATAGtaaaaaaaccaaatcatcaATGGGTAGCTAACCCCTTTTGcccagtcatttcagttatactCGAAagttcatgactccatttggggtttccttagcAAAGGTGCTAGAACAGTTTtacgtttccttctccagctcattttacaaatgaggaaacggaggcaaacaggggaAAATGACTCATCCGAGGTCATACATggaagaagtatctgaggctaggtttgaactcaggaatatgagtctttctgacttcagggccagcccTCTATCCGCCGTGCCACTTGATGGAACATTTTACCAAGTGCTTACTATCTGCCAAGTGTAAATGACAGACAAGTTGTAATCTCTCACTTTTTCAGACCTGTTTGCATTTTATGTATCATTGAttctataatagcttttttagcaCCTAATCTGTGCAAAGTATTATGCTGGCCACTAGCACAGTGATAAGAAGTAGAAGAATCAGTTCTCGCCCTCAAACAATTTAGGGtttaggagaagagaggaaaacatGCAAATAGATATGACAAGGCAGTATCTTTGTTATATAAGTAATTGAAACAGTGCTCCAATAAAAgatgggggatgggggagagaggaaatcACTTCAGCCAGGGTGCTCATGCTAGTTTAGAAAGGTAGCATCTGAACTGGACCTGGAAAGATGGGTAGGATTTCAAAAAGTGAAGGTACTACAGGATATGGACACATCGCGACCAAAGGCAGGGAAGCTGGAAAGCATAAGGCACAAGGAGGGGGAGATGTGGGTAATCCTGTCTAGTTACAGCAGCGGATTCTCAGCAGTGAAGGGAAATAAGGTTAGTAAGGCAGATGATGCCAGATTATGGAGAGTCTGGAAGTCTGGGCTAAAGGGTTTGGACTTTATCCTGCAGATAATGAGAAGGCCCAGAAGGATTTTGAACTggaaaataacaaggaaaaaagcTTTGTCTGGCAGAAGTCGGTGATCTCTTTAGCCCCGAGTGTCACCATTAAGCTAAGAAATGTTTGTCAGGCTTAATGCATgtgtaaaggaaaaagaaacaaaggagaaataaaggaaaagacaaagagcAGAAGATACCACCAAAAAGAGGATGGGGACGAGCTAGGCAACAATTTGGTTGAAAAAGGCGGGTGGGGGGTAGCAGACTCTAAGTTCAGCCTGAGTCAACATGGTATCCTGAAAGTCCCTAAAAGCCAGGTGGATCATGGGAGTCTGGTGGCGGGATTCTACCTGGCCTCCATCCAGACAAGATCATGAGAAGACTCCATGATGATGGTTGAAGGGACTGGGAAGGTTTAGCCTGGAGTGAAGAAGGTATGTGTTGGGGAGATGGGATAGagaagtggggaggaaggaggcggGCGAAAGCAGTCTCCGAATATAGGAAAATCTGCCATGTTCCTGTGGGAAAGGCTTGccttctgtttggccccagaggcCCAAGCCGAGGGCAACCCCTGGAGGTCCCGGGGAGGCAGATTTCAACTCCTTTCCAAGAAGGATGGTCTAATTATTAAAACTGTCCGAAAAGGGACTTGGCTGTGCCATGAGGGAGTGAGTTCAAAGACTTCTGCCCCTGGAGGTGGGCAGGGTGGCAGACCGGCAGATTTCTCAAGTCCCATCCATCCCCCAAATCCTATAGACCAATAATCCCAAAGGAATGCCTTGAAAATGGCAGAGAGAGGGATCTCAGCCCAGGGCTCGGGTGTGCTCGGCAGCTCCCCCCTCGCCCACTCCACCCACCGTCCTTAGAGAAAACGGTCCAGACCAGGGCTGGCGTTCTGTCCTGACTCCCGTGCTGGGTGGGGCATTAGGACCCAGCACCCGAGGTAGTGGAATCTCCAGCTCTCGTGTTTCTCCCTGGCTCCCTCCTCTCTTTGTCATCCTCCCAGCAGCCTAGCagactgctgctgctgcttgtgCTGGCTGGGCAGCTTCCCTCCTGCCTCCACCCCTCCGGTGGTTACTGCCTGGCTCGGGGCCAGCCGGGGAGCCCAAAGAGAAAGGATCCGGGAGGATCTGCCCCTCCTGTCCCAGATGGCCTCCCCCAGGACCGTGACCATCGTGGCCCTCTCCGTGGCTCTGGGACTCTTCTTTGTCTTCATGGGGACCATCAAGTTGACCCCCAGACTCAGCAAGGATGCCTACAGTGAGATGGTAAATGTGGGCACTGGGGGCTCCTGAGGGGCATGCTGCTTGGCGGTGGGCAGCGGGGGCACCCTATCCCTCCCCTCTCACCGTCCCCATCCCTGAAATGtcaccttcttcccttctccccaacaaCTTTGCAGCAGGAATAGCCGTGCAAGGGGAATTTCATTTGGGAGCTCCTCCGGAGGGCTTGAATGCTGCAGGGGGGAGGGGCCACCAACCCCGGGTCCTCCGTACGCTGAGACTGGGATGCTCTGCTCTGGGAAGCACCTGAGCCGGGAGTCCCGGCCGGGGCCAAACAGCCCCTCTTTCCCCGACCGGAGAGCTCCGGGAACCGGTGAGGAAACCCGGCTCCTGAGGGATGGAGCCCGAGAGTTCATCTGTGAGGGGAAGAGACCAGCGGCGGCAGGTCCGCTCCTTCGGGGTTAGGACGGGGCCAGACGCCGGTCCGGGGAGCAAATGGGGTCAGTGGGCTCTGGCGGCCGGGGACGGGCCCCTGGGTGCCGCTTCTGGGGTCGGCGGGGCCTGGCGGAGAGCTCACTTAGCCAGCTCCCGGGGCTGGAGGCTAATTGGCAGAGCCTGCTTCTGTCTCCGCTCTGACAGCCGGCCGCTGACTTTCTTTCCCCGGGTGCCAGAGGCCAGGGCTCTTGCAGGCTCTGCACAGGGAATGGGCACGGGGGGCAGGCTGGCCAGCGTCTGCCACTCCGGAGGTTGGCTGGCTCTTCCTAAGGGAGTGCTGGGGGACCCGCTAGGATCCTTCAGTGCACCAGGAAATGCCATGGAAGTTTCTAGGCTTTTCTGGCTTCTTCTCCCAGCACCTGCCTCTCAGTCCCCTTCTCATCCCAACTCAGGCTGGCTGGCCCCCGCACCTGACTGCTCCAATCGGAGCCCCAGCTCCCAGAGGGTGGGGTTGGGTGGGGGGGGCATGCAGCTTAGGCTGGGaactggggaaagggaggaaaaaagacagaagcggagattttttttttcacctgggGCAAAACCAGTTGGGGGGGGTGGTGGAgcggcagcatccacattaaagatgGCCAACTGTGGGTACGGTCCATCCCCCCTCCATCCTCCACAGCTCACAGCCCccactccctttccctctcctggGGCCCAGCTTCTCCAGCCAATAGGGAAGGGACAGCAGTCTCTAGACTACCAGAAGTAGGAAGCGCACCCCACCCCCAATATTAGTGCCTGAGCAAAGCCCTGGCTGCTGCCCTGCCCTAGTTCTGCCTCTGGCTGGGGGGCTGAAAAGAATTTCTCCCCGTATTCAGGGAGGGAAGTAGCTTTGGGGGAGCCTAGCACACATTCTCTGGAGGACTCCTTCAGAGCCCCCGCAGACGAACGACACTAATGAATTTGAGGGCATCCAATGACATTTTGGTCGGTGATTCGGAATAAACCACATCACACCTGAGCCCATCCTATCGTAGGGTCGCGCCCGAGATCTGCCTCTGTTGTGGGGGCTAAGCAAGCGTGGGACGGGCTAGAGAGAGGGCTCCCGGTCATCTCTAATGGTGTCTGGGGTTCGAGGCCACGGCCGGCAGCTGAAGAACTGGGGAAATTACAGGGACTTTCCTCTCTCCCAAGCCCAATCTTTATACAAGGGACTGGCCAATAGCAAGAAGCAAAGCGGCTCATTTGGGAGGGATCGCGACGACCCTGTGCCAAAGCATTACAAACGCCCCCCCCCCAGCGTGACTTAGCCAGTGGAGAACACAGGTATCCCCATGCCCACCACGGAGATGAGGCTGAAGATCACAGCCGTCGGAAGACTTGGCCACattatataactagtaagtgccaGGGACAGCCAGCTAGTCAGGCTGGAGACATGGCCACGATTTCATCAGACTGGCCCCCGTGCCCTGGCCTTGCCGCCACCTCCCCTCTACCTCTTTGTAAATGGAAACGCTTGTGTGGAGGGCCTTGCCCACTGCCACCCAGCTCATCACTCAGATCCCGGCTTCCCCTTATGTCGCTagaatttcttctccctctcagCCCCTGAAGCACTTTAGTCCACGGgatgccacctagcttccctctGAACCCTTTGAAATTCACCTTCCCGAAATCCAGGGGTCCCCTGGCAGGTTCTCTCtacatttccttcccttcttgatCCCTACGGAGATTCATAGCTAGCACTGCCACTTGCTGCTCGTGTGGCTGAGCCacctctgtgccttagtttcctcctttctGCCTTATTTCAGAAGGGTCTCGTAGGGATCAACTTAgagaggggaccccaaaagtgctttgaaaaccgtCGGGCTCCAGACAAACAGAAGGCATTATCGTTAGGAACGTGGCCAGAAACCCTCTCCCGTTCGCTGGCTTTCACAGACAGGACCCTCTAGAAAATCCCAGCAGCTCAGAGCCAGAAAGGGACTTAGGGGGCCACCTAGTGCAACATGCCTTTCATTAGACAACCTTACTGGAGACCAGGACACTGTGAAGGAGTGGAAAAGTGAAATGATCTATTACTGGAAAAGGCACGCAAGCTCATTATTTCCCAAAACAAATAGTAACAAGAAATAGGCTAATCAAAGCGTTGCCTAGAAGACGCTATTAGACATTTACTTCACAGGAGATAGGCACAGTTTGCGGATGGCGTTTCTTGGTGATTTCAACTAAATTTCTAAAGGATCGAACGAGATAAGACACAGCAGCCTTTGTAACCTTTAAAGCACTCTAGAAACGCGCGCTATTAGTGATGAGAAGAACGACAGCGATATGTTGGTAGATGCTCGGAAAGCTTACTCTCTGGAGCAGTTTAAACATTTCCCAGACAAACTCCTTGACACCATTCGTTTGGCAAATAATTTCAATCTTTATGGACACCACAAAGGCAAAGCGCAACCAAAAAGTTCTCGTCCGAATTATCTCAAGTTCCTCGTCAGGTAATTCCCGATGATACTGTTATCATTCCATACTACTACACCTTTAttgttctcttttaattttcaggAGAATAAGGGTTGTGAGGAATCCCAGTGTTGTGTGAATCTGGCAGCTGGCACACTAACACATTTTGGAGACTAAGTACAACTTTTAGGGGTCACGGGAAGATAGATTTCCAAATGAAAGGGCCTCAGAAGCCTTGTTTtgaaattgagaaaactgagagcccagagagagatgaaatcgcttgcctaaagtcacacctTAAGGTTCTAAGTGGCACAGAGTGCATTTGTACGCAGGACCTTGGATTAATTTGCTACCTCCCTGAAAATGGTTTACAAGGATCAGTTTAACAAATGGTAATCAGGTATCCTGTACCATAGTGCCATATTCTCTACTTTGCCTACTCTTGTGACAGAAAGGATTTCAGAATGCTTagccactacacacacacacacacacacacacacacacacacacacacacacttctctctCACATGCACATACATTCTCTCATAAACTCTTACTTTCTCACATACTCATATTTTCACACATATACACCCATACTTCTCATACCCACTCTCATACTTTTTCACATACATTCATACTCTTACACACACAATTCATACTTTCTCACACACATTCATAttcttacacacacatactcatactttcttacacacacatactcatactttctcacacacatttatactcttacacacacacactcatactttctcacacacattcatactcttacacacacacacactcatactttCTCACAAACATTCATACTCTTATTCACACACACTTATACTTTCTCACATACATTCATATtcttatacatacacattcataccTTCTCACACACATTCATACTCTTACACACAAACTCATACTGTCTCACATACATTCATACCcttacacacactcactcatactTTCTCATATACATTCTTACTCTTACACACACAATTCATACTttcacatatacattcatactcttatacacacacactcatatttTCTCACATACATTCATACTCTTATACACACTCATACTCTTTCTGCTCATACTCTTTCTCACATACATTCAtaatcttacacacacacactcatactcttTCTCACATACAGTCATACTCTTACACACATACCCCCATCTCTTTCTCACAGacacattcattctctctctcacacacacataagcACAAATGCATGCCTATATATACCTCCCTCCATTGATACAAAATTTGGAAATTGGTTTGCAACTTGTAATCTTGGgtaagacttcttaaactttttctacccaAGAAATGTTTATGGGTACATAGGTATGTAAAACAGATATTCAAATCAAACAATTCCTGATAAGAGATCCTAATTGTGTATCCCCCATGTGGCACCGTAACACCCAGTTTCAGAAACCTTCTTCACTGTGATCACACAGCCAGCGTGTGTCAAAAGTAGGACTCTGACAGCAGATATTCCCAAGTATTCCTGACTGCAAGGTTGATCTTCATAATCCATCATGCTGCCCTTTCTTCTAGTCAATCTACTGTCAACTTTATTTTAGTTACAATGCTTTTATTTGGAAGGCAGGGTGGGGAGATGGGAAATAGGAGCCAAGCTTGTGTGGCAGTGGATTCGTGTTTGGATGGCACTTTTCTCCATTCCCGTGTCATAGTCCAGGTTTGCTACAGTGGCTGCCTTCTGATTTTCCCATTCCAGAAACGTGCCTACAAGAGTTATGTCCGGGCCCTGCCGCTACTGAAAAAAATGGGTGTGACTTCCATCGCTCTGCGAAAAAGCATCGGAACCCTGGAAGTGATCTGTGGCATTATCATGACCGTGGTCCCCGGCCGTCCCAAAGATGTTGccaatttcttcctccttttgttGGTCTTGGTTGTGCTCTTCTTCCACCAGCTGGTCGGTGATCCCCTCAAGCGATACGCTCACGCCCTGGTCTTCGGGATCTTGCTCACCTGCCGCCTGCTGATTGCCCGCCAGCCTGAGGAACAGCTTATTGAGCGGAAGGCCTCCTCCAGGGCCGGTGAGGGGCAGGGTGCCCCCCACAAGAAGGTCAAGGTCAAAGTGTCATAAGGAAGCTGCCCTACATGGTGGACCTTCCAGGCAGCTCCCTCTGAGTAGCCCAGGAAGATCTCAGTGCATTctgttcctttttgtttcttaattAATTGCTTTTGTGGAAAAGGGGGACCTAAAATGCCACATAATGGTCCTCATGTTTGTGTTTCCCTATTCCCCACATTTAGCTCCTGACCTGACCATAGACCCACCATCTTTTATCATTCCTCCATCTGGTTGCATGGACATGTGTGTAAGATTACTTCTCAGGTGTTTGTGTGGCAAAGATTCCAGCAAGTACTGTTTGTGGGGGAACAGTGTACGTGTGGAGATGCGTGCCTGATTTACATGTGTATAGATGGAAGTGCGTGAGGACAAGGCTTTGGTCTCAGCCGAATCCTCTACAGATAATCCTCACTTTGCGCCGGGTGCATTCTAGCAAAGGTCGAGACACGGCGAGATGGCCGCCCCCCCACGTGGTGACGGACATCGCACAGCACTTTCCCCATTTGGCTGACTCTGGATTCTTTCTTCTGCCACCCGTCCTCATTCCCTAACTCCCCGATCTCCCCATGGTCCAGGAATGACTTCTCTAGCTAGAAATCCCCTGGTATTACAATTGGACCTCAGATGATTTGGTTCTTCCCTTTGGGCTTTAACATCACATCTTCCCAGCAGGGGCTTTTAAGCGATCTTGCCCCCAAACATAATTCTGTCAATCAGAAGTGTTGGACGATGTAAAATGAATCGGCTTCCTCCCTCATCCACTGTGTAAATCGGAAAGCCTAAATAGCGAGTGACCTTAGAACAAGGGGGCCTTGAGATCAACAGAAAATCTGATCCTGACATAATGGACAAATGAGAGATCTGTAGACTGAGAGCTGGAATGGATGGATGTTAGCGATT harbors:
- the TMEM35A gene encoding novel acetylcholine receptor chaperone, coding for MASPRTVTIVALSVALGLFFVFMGTIKLTPRLSKDAYSEMKRAYKSYVRALPLLKKMGVTSIALRKSIGTLEVICGIIMTVVPGRPKDVANFFLLLLVLVVLFFHQLVGDPLKRYAHALVFGILLTCRLLIARQPEEQLIERKASSRAGEGQGAPHKKVKVKVS